The genomic DNA CGAGCGCGGTGTGGGCGAGACCCTGGCGTGTGGCAGTGGCGCCTGCGCGGCGGCGGTTTCACTGATGCAACGCGGACGGCTCACGTCCAGTGCCCGCATCAGCCTGCCCGGCGGCGACCTGCGCATCCAGTGGGCCGGCGAGGGCCAGCCGGTCTTCATGTCCGGTCCGGCCGCATTCGTTTTCGAAGGGGAGTGGCGTGCATGACCGGAACCACCGAAAAGATCGCTGCGCATGAGGTCGCCTCCTGGCTGCGGCGCCATCCGGGTTTCCTCAAGCAGTTCCCGGACCTGGCGCTGACCCTGGTGGTGCCGCGTGACGACGGTCCCACTGCTTCACTGGCCAGCTACCAGCTGGACGTGCTGCGCGACAAGAACCGCGAACTGTCGCGCCGCCTGGCCGATCTCGGCCACACCGCACAGGTCAACGAACGGCTTGCCGTGCGTACCCAGCAGTTGACGCTCGCGCTGATGAAACAATCCACGGTGGCCGATACGCTGCGGGCGATGGCGGCATCGCTGGAAGAGGATTTCGACGGCGATCTGGTGCGTCTGGTGATGCATACGCCCGTGGCAGGACTGGAGCAGGCGCCGTGGCTGCAGATCATTCCCGCCGACAGTCCGCTGCTCGGCCCGTTCCGCGACTGCCTGAAGGACGGCGAGCCGCTATGTGGGCGCCTGCAGCCGGAAAAGAACGCGGTGCTGTACGGCGCACGCGCTGAAGAAATACAGACCACCGCCTTGCTGCCCTTGCCGGGCGTTGGACTCATCGCCGTGGGCAGCCATGATGGCAATCGCTTCTATCCGGGCATGGGCACCTTGTTCCTGCGCATGATGGGCGAGGCGTTGGTCGTGGCACTGCAGCGGTTCAAACCGGCCTGACCGCCGCAATGGACGCCGTCCAGCCGTTCCTGCAGTACATGACGGTGGAGCGCCGCATGTCGGCCCACACGCTGGACGCCTATCGGCGTGACCTGGCCGCGCTGCAGCAGTGGGCGCACGCACGTGATGTGTCCGTGGATGCACTGGATGGCGAGCAGATGCGCGGCTTCATCGCCGATGAACATCGACGTGGATTGTCCGCCACCAGCCTGCAGCGCCGTCTGTCAGCCTGCCGTGGCTATTATGCGTGGCAGATGAAGCATGGCCGCCTGACGGTGGATCCGACCATCGGGTTGAAGGCACCGCGCGCGCCGCGCCGCCTGCCGCAGGTACTCGATGCCGACGAGGCGGTGCAACTGGTGGAGCTGCCGACCGACGGCGAGCTCGGCCGTCGTGATCGCGCGCTGCTCGAACTGTTCTATTCCTCCGGGTTGCGGTTGAGCGAACTGTGCGGACTCACCTGGCGCGATCTTGATTTCGCCAGTGGGCTGGTCACCGTGCTGGGCAAGGGCAACCGCCAACGCCGGGTGCCCTTTGGTCGCCCCGCGCGCGACGCACTGCAGGCGTGGCGGATGGAAACGCCCGATGCCCCTGCCGCGCCGGTGTTTCCCGGACGCAACGGGCCGATCAGCCAGCGTGCCGTACAGGTGCGGATCAAGCAGCTGGCGCAGCGCCAAGGGCTGTTCAAGCATGTGCACCCGCACATGCTGCGCCACAGTTTCGCCAGCCATATCCTGGAATCGTCCGGTGACCTGCGCGGCGTGCAGGAACTGCTCGGCCACGCTGACATTGCCACCACGCAGATCTATACGCACCTGGATTTCCAGCATCTTGCCAAGGTGTACGACGCAGCGCATCCGCGGGCGAAACGCCAGAAGAAAGAGCCGCCCGCCGAGGCCTGAGCGGCGTCGTATCCGGATACCTCGCCAGGCCACGCCAGCGGCCTGCGTCGCCGTGAACGAACTGGAACCGACCCACGCCGACGCGGCGCGCTGCGATTGCGCCGCTGTCGCGCCTTTCTTTCGATGCAGCTGCCACCGTGTATGCATTCACGGACGGCCGTACAAAGAGAGCCCGCAGATGAGCAGAACGTACATCGCGATCATGCCGATCCTGCTGGTCGGGCTCAGCCAGCAGGCGCATGCCCAGAACGGCACGCTGACCTTCCAGGGCCAGATCGAGGCGGTGACCTGCGTGGTCGAGCCGCGGGGCGGGCTGGTCGACGGGGCCGACATGGTGGTTGCGCTGCCGTCCATCGCGCAGACGCACCTGGATGCGGCCGGCCAGCGCGGCACGCCCATTCCATTCCACTTGATCGTTGGTTCCGGTGCGCAGCCATGCGAGCAGGCCAGCGTGCGTGCGCTGTTCAGCAACGCCGGGGATACCAATGCGGCGGGGCGGCTGAGCAATCGGGGCAGTGCGCGCAATGTGGATATCGTCATCACCAATCCGCAGGCGCAGGACATCGACCTGGGCAGCAACGAAAACTCGCAGGTGGTGCCGATCGACGATAAAGGGATCGGCGTGATGTCCTGGTTCGCCACCTATTACGCGACCGCGCGGGCGGAGCCTGGCAGTGTCACAGCGCAGGTGCAGTACACACTGACCTACCCCTGATGGGGCGAGACCACGGCTGAGGGATGAACGGCGACCCACTATCGGCGCTTGATGGCGGCCCCAGCTGTCCCCATGTTGCTCGGACAGCATTCCGGAGGCCGCATGGACCCCAGCCAGAACCCCACCGTTTTCCACGCCACTACCATCGTCTGCGTCCGTCGCGGCGAGCATGTGGCCATCGCTGGCGATGGCCAGGTCACCCTCGGCCATACCGTGATGAAGGGCAATGCACGCAAAGTGCGCCGGCTCGGCCGCGATGGCCAGGTACTGGCTGGCTTCGCCGGCGCCGCCGCCGATGCCTTCACTTTGTTCGAGCTGTTCGAGGCCAAGCTGGAAAAGCATGGCCAGCTGACCCGCGCTGCCGTGGAGCTGGCCAAGGATTGGCGGACCGAACGGCGCTTGGGCAAGCTCGAAGCGCTGCTTGCCGTCGCCGACCGGGAGACGTCGTTGATCATCAGCGGCACCGGCGATGTGATCGAGCCGGAAGACGGCATCATCGCGATCGGCTCCGGCGGCTCGTATGCCTTGTCCGCCGCACGCGCCCTGATGGCGCACACCGAACTGGATGCACGCACCATCGCCAGCGAATCCATCGGCATCGCCGGGGACATCTGCATCTACACCAACCGCAACGTGGTGGTGGAAGAGCTCTGACGCCTGGCGTCAACGGCGTTCCCCATCCGCCGGGCCGAATCCGGCGCCACTGATCCCCCCTTCGTGAGCACTCCCATGTCGCAGAAGTTCGAGAACATTTCGGCCACCATGACGCCGCGCGAGATCGTGCAGGAACTGGACCGTCACATCGTTGGCCAGCATGACGCCAAGCGCGCGGTGGCCATCGCCCTGCGCAACCGCTGGCGCCGCATGCAGCTGCCGGCGGAGCTGCGCGACGAAGTCATGCCCAAGAACATCCTGATGATCGGGCCGACCGGCGTGGGCAAGACCGAGATCGCGCGTCGCCTGGCCACCCTGGCCAACGCACCGTTCGTCAAAGTGGAGGCGACGCGCTTCACCGAGGTCGGCTACGTCGGCAAGGACGTCGAGCAGATCATCCGCGACCTCGCCGATACAGCGGTGAAGCTGTATCGGGAACAGGCCAAGACGCGCGTGCGCAACCAGGCCGAAGAGCGTGCCGAAGACCGCATCCTGGATGCCTTGCTGCCCAAGCGCAGCGGCGGCATCGGCTTTGATCCGGAGGCCGCGCGCAACGAGCCATCCGCGCAGGACAATGAAACCCGCATCAAGTTCCGCCGCATGCTGCGCAACGGTGAACTGGATGATCGCGAGATCGAGCTGGATATCGCTGCCAACGTCAGCATGGACATCATGACCCCACCGGGCATGGAGGAAATGGGACAGCAGCTGAAGTCGATGTTCGCCAACCTGGGTGGCAGCAAATCGAACAAGCGTACGGTCACCATCAAGGCGGCGCGCCCGCTGCTGCAGGAAGAGGAAGCCGGCAAGCTGGTGAACGAAGAAGATGTCCGCAGCGCCGCCATCGAAGCCTGCGAGCAGAACGGCATCGTCTTCATCGATGAGATCGACAAGGTTGCCAAGCGGGGCGACGCCGGCTCGTCCGGTGGCGATGTATCGCGTGAGGGCGTACAGCGCGATCTGCTGCCGCTGGTGGAGGGCTCCAATGTGTCGACCAAATACGGCACGGTGAAGACCGACCACATCCTGTTCGTCGCTTCCGGTGCGTTCCACCTGGCCAAGCCCAGCGACCTGATCCCCGAGCTGCAGGGTCGTTTCCCGATCCGCGTGGAACTGAGTGCGCTGAGCAAGCAGGATTTCATCCGCATCCTCACCGAGCCCAAGGCGGCGTTGACCAAGCAGTACGAAGCACTGCTGTTGACCGAAGGGGTGACCATCACGTTCACCGAAGACGCCGTTGACCGCTTGGCCGAGATTGCTTTTCAGGTCAATGAGCGGCAGGAAAACATCGGTGCGCGTCGCCTGCATACGGTGCTGGAGCGGCTGCTGGATACGCTCAGCTACGAGGCGCCGGACCGCGGTGGCGAAGCGATTGAAATCGACAGTGCCTACGTGGACAAGTACCTGGGCGAGCTGGTCAAGGATCCAGACCTGAGCCGCTACATCCTTTAACGCCGCATAGGGGTGAACCACGGTGATTGGGCGGCGTCCTATGTGCGTGGGCGCCGCACAGACCTAGGCTGGGGGTATCCTC from Stenotrophomonas sp. 169 includes the following:
- the hslV gene encoding ATP-dependent protease subunit HslV codes for the protein MDPSQNPTVFHATTIVCVRRGEHVAIAGDGQVTLGHTVMKGNARKVRRLGRDGQVLAGFAGAAADAFTLFELFEAKLEKHGQLTRAAVELAKDWRTERRLGKLEALLAVADRETSLIISGTGDVIEPEDGIIAIGSGGSYALSAARALMAHTELDARTIASESIGIAGDICIYTNRNVVVEEL
- a CDS encoding fimbrial protein, whose amino-acid sequence is MSRTYIAIMPILLVGLSQQAHAQNGTLTFQGQIEAVTCVVEPRGGLVDGADMVVALPSIAQTHLDAAGQRGTPIPFHLIVGSGAQPCEQASVRALFSNAGDTNAAGRLSNRGSARNVDIVITNPQAQDIDLGSNENSQVVPIDDKGIGVMSWFATYYATARAEPGSVTAQVQYTLTYP
- the xerC gene encoding tyrosine recombinase XerC is translated as MDAVQPFLQYMTVERRMSAHTLDAYRRDLAALQQWAHARDVSVDALDGEQMRGFIADEHRRGLSATSLQRRLSACRGYYAWQMKHGRLTVDPTIGLKAPRAPRRLPQVLDADEAVQLVELPTDGELGRRDRALLELFYSSGLRLSELCGLTWRDLDFASGLVTVLGKGNRQRRVPFGRPARDALQAWRMETPDAPAAPVFPGRNGPISQRAVQVRIKQLAQRQGLFKHVHPHMLRHSFASHILESSGDLRGVQELLGHADIATTQIYTHLDFQHLAKVYDAAHPRAKRQKKEPPAEA
- a CDS encoding DUF484 family protein, producing MTGTTEKIAAHEVASWLRRHPGFLKQFPDLALTLVVPRDDGPTASLASYQLDVLRDKNRELSRRLADLGHTAQVNERLAVRTQQLTLALMKQSTVADTLRAMAASLEEDFDGDLVRLVMHTPVAGLEQAPWLQIIPADSPLLGPFRDCLKDGEPLCGRLQPEKNAVLYGARAEEIQTTALLPLPGVGLIAVGSHDGNRFYPGMGTLFLRMMGEALVVALQRFKPA
- the hslU gene encoding ATP-dependent protease ATPase subunit HslU; the protein is MTPREIVQELDRHIVGQHDAKRAVAIALRNRWRRMQLPAELRDEVMPKNILMIGPTGVGKTEIARRLATLANAPFVKVEATRFTEVGYVGKDVEQIIRDLADTAVKLYREQAKTRVRNQAEERAEDRILDALLPKRSGGIGFDPEAARNEPSAQDNETRIKFRRMLRNGELDDREIELDIAANVSMDIMTPPGMEEMGQQLKSMFANLGGSKSNKRTVTIKAARPLLQEEEAGKLVNEEDVRSAAIEACEQNGIVFIDEIDKVAKRGDAGSSGGDVSREGVQRDLLPLVEGSNVSTKYGTVKTDHILFVASGAFHLAKPSDLIPELQGRFPIRVELSALSKQDFIRILTEPKAALTKQYEALLLTEGVTITFTEDAVDRLAEIAFQVNERQENIGARRLHTVLERLLDTLSYEAPDRGGEAIEIDSAYVDKYLGELVKDPDLSRYIL